One Vicinamibacterales bacterium genomic window, GACGATGTACCCGGACACCGGCGACCGCACTTCGATCTCGGGGGTTGCCTTCCGCGTCCTGGCCAGCGTGGCAATCTGGTACTCGCTCATCCCGATGTTGGCCAGCGCGTCGTACGCGTTCTGCAGCGTGGTCTTCGCGGCTTCGAGCTGGTCGGGCGCGCCCTTTCCCTTCGTGAGCCGCTCCATCGAATCGAGTTCGGAGAAGTAGACCTGCGCCGCACCCACCGGCCTGACGCGGCCCCGGCCGTCGTACTCGCCGCTCGTGATCGACAGGAGGAGGTCATCCTTGCGCACGAGGCTGCCGCTCGCCAGCGTCGTCACTTGCCGCACAACGCCCTCGGTCGGTGCCATGAGCCGATAGAGCCGGCTCTCGTCCACCGAGACGCGGCCCACCGTGCGAATCGTGCGCTCGATCGGCTTCGACTCGACGGCGCCGACCCGCACGCCGATCAGCTGGCGCTTCTCATTGGAGACCTTGACCGCGCCGGCCACGATTGGCTGGCCGGCCTCGTCGGCGTAGACCGGCTCGAGCTGCATGCCGCAGTCGGGGGCGATGCCGGGCTGATCCGACTTGTAGGAGGGATGCATCGGGTCGATCCAGTACAGGATCTTCCGGCTGTTTTGAACCTGCCCCCGGCCGGACGTCACCCACGTGATCCACGAGCCGGCGACAAACGCCACCACGACGAGCCCGACAATCAACAAGGCGGAACGAAGTGTCTTCATAGAGAACGATTGCCGCCAAGGCAGGCCCGACCCCGCCTCCGGTCCTCTGCCGGATTCCAGCTGAAGCTCTCCGCAGACTCTGCAAGTCCTGAACCAAGCTCGGCCGCGTTTGCCCGCCGGCCAGTCTGAGCCGCTAAGTCCTCACGGCACGAATACGTTGCCGCATTTGTCCACCGATGGACTTGGCCGTAGCGGAACATGACAGGCAAGCTGTGCTGTGTACTTTTTTGCGTCAACCGTCGGGGCGACGGTTCGAAATGGACCTCGATCCCTGCAACGCTGGCAGAAACCGAGGTCCGTACCTGGTCGATTCCGGCGATCAGAAGGCGTACACGGTGGTCGTCCGGTAGGTCTGGCCCGGACGCAGGATCGTCGACGGGAAGTTCGGGTGGTTGATCGAGTCGGGGAAGTGCTGCGTTTCGAGGCAGAATGCGGCGTGCTTCTGGTATGGGACGCCCTTCCGGTTCCGAAGCGTGCCGTCGAGGAAGTTGCCCGAATAGAACTGAACTCCAGGCTCCGTGGTGCGGACCTCCATCGTGCGGCCGCTCTTCGGCTCGACGACGCGCGCGGCCAGGGCCGGCTGCCCGCCGCCCCCCGTCTGCGTGTTGATCACGTAGTTGTGGTCGTAGCCGACCGGCGGCGCGATCGGAACCTTGGCGATGCGGGCGCCGATGGCCGTTGGTGTCGTGAAGTCGAAGACCGTGCCCTTGACCCGCTCGAGTGTGCCGGTCGGGATGAGCGTGTCGTCCACGGGCGTCATCTGGTCGGCGTTGATCATCATCACGTGATCGAGAATCGTTCCGGTGCCCTCGCCGGCGAGATTGAAGTAGCTGTGGTTGGTCAGGTTGACCGGCGTGGCCTTGTCGGTCGTCGCGGTGTAGTCGAGGTGCAGCTCGTTCGCGTCCGTCAGCGTGTAGACGACGGTGACGTCGAGGTTTCCTGGGTAGCCTTCTTCGCCGTCAGGACTGCGATACGAGAACTTCACGGCCTGGCCCACTTTCGACGCAACGACCTCAGCCTTCCAGACGACCTTGTCGAAGCCCTTGACGCCGCCGTGCAGGTGGTTCGGCCCGTTGTTGGTGGCCAATCTATAAGCCTTGCCGTCGAGAGTGAACGTGCCCTTGGCGATACGGTTGCCGATGCGGCCGACCGTCGCGCCGAAGTACGGGACGCCTGCGAGGTACGGTTCCAGCTTGTCGAAGCCGAGGACGACGTTGGCACTCGTGCCGGTCTTGTCCGGCACGAGCAACTCGGTGAGCGTGGCACCGTAGGTCATCACCTTGGCGACCATGCCCTTGCCGTTGGTCAGCGTATAGATTTCCACGGGAGCGCCTTCCTTCGTTTGGCCGAACGGGGCCTTCTGGACTGTGGCCTTCGCGCCCACGCCAGACGAGGGTTTCTGACCGGACGCGTTGAGTGTCACCACGAGACCGACGATCACTGAGAAGATGGCCTTCACGTTATTGACTCCTTCCTACCCCTGCTTTGACTCTGGATCCGAGCCTGACAACAAGCCGCGCGTCCACCCAGTCGGTCGGCCCGTCAGGCATGGCCACGACAATCGTGCGGAAACGGCCATCGCGGCTGAGTTCGCGACCGCCATCAATAGTGAGCACCTCGAACGGGACAGCCAGCCGTACCCGGTAGGTGCGCCCGCGCAGACCCTGCAGCCTGGCGGTGTAGACGCCGGCGTCGACGCGCGCCTCGACTACCCGGAGGCGCTGCGGCGTGTCGCCGAGCGCCAACGGCCGCTCCGCGGGCAGGAGTTCAACGCCCTCCGCGATGAACGCCCCTGCCGGGAACGATGGCGGCGTCGAGGCTCCCGCCGTCCGCCGGGTGAGCCGCTCGGCGCCCGGCGGCAGCGCGGGTATGAGTTGGACCGGGAGCTCTCCCTTGCCCGGACGAATGTCGAACGTGATGCCGTGGGCCACGCGCCGTACCTCGAGGTCGCCTCTCGTGTTTCGCCACCGCAGGTTCTTGACCAGCATGTGGTCCCAGGCAGCCGGCAGGCGTGGCGACAGGCGAAGACCCCAGTTCTCTTCCTGCAGGCCGACCAGGCCGCGCATCACCGCCGAGACGAAGCCGGTGGTGGCGAAGAGCTGATGTGGCACCGCCGCGTCGACCGAGCGCAGGCGATCGCCCGACAGCAACTCCGGGATGAAGCCGCGGCTCTCGAGGAACGTGACGTCGGCGAGCGCGTCGAGATACTGCCAGGCGGACTCGCCGCGGCCCGCAGTGTAGAGCGCGAGCGCGGCCCAGCCGGACAGGAAGGGCCACGACGCACCGTTGTTGTAGGAGAGGGGCTCGTAGAGCGTGCTCTCCCTCGACAGCATGCGCGCGCCCCAGTCGGTGGCGAGCCCCGACCGCGCCAGTTCGTCGAGCATGCCCTCGACCGCCGGATGGCCCTTGTCGAACACACCGCGCCAGATGCCGAACGCGGGCCAGTCGGTCTGTTCCGCCTGGCCAGCGCCGTTCTTCAGGATCGCGAAGTTGATCCGCCTGTTCGCATCGTCGAGGAATCGGCGGTTCAGCGCGGCGCGGGCCTTGCCGGCGGCCGCTTCGACAGTTGACGCGAACGCGGGTTCGGCGACCTTCGCGAGATCGATCATCGCGGCCGTGGCCTCGGTCCAGACGCTGGCGAGGAAGACATCGGTGAGGACGTCGCGGCTGCGGAGCCGGCCGGTCTCGATGACGAGGCCCGCCTTCGTGTTGTCCATCAGGCCGTCGCCGTCCTCGTCGGTCGAGACGCAGTAGTCGTAGGCCTTGCGCATCGACGGCCAGTAATCGCGGGCGAAGGCGCGGTCGCCGGTGGCGCGGACGTAGTCGCCTACGGCAACGATGTAGAGCGGCGTCGTGTCGGCGTGGTAGTAGCCGTAGGGGTAGTCCTCGAACCACCTGATGAAACCGGCGCCCTGCGACAGCTCGTGCATCATCTTGCCGTCGGTGCGCTGGTGCTTTCGGAGGAAGTCGAGCGACTGCCGCACCGTATCGAGATCGCCGTAGCCGGAGATGGCCCACGCGTTGATGAAGGTGTCGCCGCCGAAGAACCAGCCGAAGCCCGGGCGCTCGGTCGTGCCCGACGGGCCGAGGCCGGCAATCAGGCCGCAACCGAGATGCGGGTTGCAGACGAACCCCTTGTCGAGGGCGACCTTGCCCCACTCGAAGGCGAGGTTGAACCGGGCGTCCGGCGACTCGATGCTCGTCATCTCCTCGCGGAGCGTTCGATAGTGCGCGGCCGCCTCACGGTAGTGCGCTTCAGGAGATGCGAGCAGCGCCTGGTAGGTTTTCTTGGCGGCCTCGAGCTTCTCCGTGCTGGCGGCGAGGATGATCGGCACCAGGCCGCGGGCCGCGGTCTCCGGCGTGATGCGGATGGCGAACTGCGACGGAGCATCCGGCAGGTTGTGCGCCGGCTGCTCGGGTGGCGTCAGGCCAAGCGGCGAGCCGACGAGCGCCGCGTTCTTCCCGCTGCCTTCGCCGATGACGTACGCCTTCAGCGCATCGTCCCAGTAGCTGTACTGGCCGCCGAGCGCGGCGGGCCACATCGGCTTGAGGTCGGGACGGAAGCGGACGTAGACGGTGATCGGTTCGGAGGTCGAGACGTCGAGCAGCACGAGTCCGCCCGCCTGGTCGACCGGCACGAGCCAGGTGGCGTCGACGGTGAACACCGCGTGCGAGTATCGAACGGTGGCGGATTCGGGTCGGATGTCCACCGACGACGCGAGGCTGGTGTCGGGGATCGGATCCGCATACGCGGCCACGCCGAACGCGAGATGGAAATCGTGGAGGATCTTGAGCGGATAGGCCCAGGCCTCGAAGCTGCCGTCCTCGCGCCCCAGGAACGCCGCTCGTCGGCCCGACGCCTCCATGTAGCGAGAAGGGCGCGCGGCGCCCGTCAGCGCGATGGGATTGGCGTCGCGAGCGAAGCGGGGAATCGTGCCAGCGGCTGAGGCTGGCGGTTGCGCGGCCACGAGAGCCGGGTGGGCGACGACCCAGAGCGTGGCGGCCAGGCCGAGCAGCGCATGCTTCATGAGGGAACCCCCCGAGCCGTACGACAGACGGCCAACCTGCGAACACGCGGCGCGGGTCACGAGACGGGCCGGTGAGTAGTATAGTCGCTGCGAGGTATCGGGCCGAGCATGACATGGAATACTGACGACCCCCGGATGACCTTGCGGGTGCCTGGCCCTCCTGACCCGGCCGGTCGTGTGGTCGTCTACTGGATGCAGCACGCGCAGCGGGCCTCGGACAATCCGGCGCTCGAGGCCGCGATCGGTGTGGCGAACGAACTGAACCATCCGGTGGTCGTGCTGTTCGTCCTCGATCCCCGCTTTCGGTCCGCCAACCTGCGGCACCTCCATTTCATGCTGCAAGGGCTGGCCGAACTGCCGGCCGCGCTGGCCGAGCGGCGCGTCGGGTTCGTGCTCCGCTGTGGGCGAGGGGACGAGGTCGTCAGGTTCTGCCGCGAGGTCGGGGCTTCGCTGCTCGTCGGCGACGAGAACCCGCTGCGCGAAGCCGAGGCGTGGCGCCAGCGCGTGGCTGAGCGTGTCCGCATCCCGTTCTGGACGGTGGACGCGGATGTCGTCGTGCCCGGCGGCCTGCTGCTGAAGGAGCAGTATTCGGCCGGGACGATACGGCCGCGCATCCACAGGCAGCTCGACTGGTGCCTGCGGCCGATTTCGGCTGGGAAGGCGGCCGTCAAGTGGCGGCGGCCGCCCGGCCTCGTGACGGTCGAGCCGGAGCCCGCGCTGCTCGATGAGCTGCGGATCGATCGCGCCGTCGGCCCGGTGGCGGGGGAAATCGGCGGACGCTCGGCCGGCCTCGGACGTCTGAAGGCGTTCGTGCTTGGTGGCCTGGTGGGCTACTCGGCCCGTCGGAACCATCCGGAAGCCGAAGGGACGAGCCGACTCTCGCCCTATGTGCACTTCGGCCAGCTCGGTCCCCGGGAGGTGGCCTTGGCCGTGCGCGACGCGGAGGCCGCGCCGGCGGATCGTCACGCGTTCCTCGAACAGCTCATCGTGAGGCGGGAGCTGGCGACGAACTTCGTGCGCCACAACCCCGCGTACGATCGTCTCGACGGGTGCGCGCGCTGGGCGCGCGAGACGCTCCGACGCCACCGCGGCGACGAACGCGTGTGGATCTACACCGAGCGGCAGCTCGAGCACGCGGAGACCCACGACCCGCTGTGGAATGCGGCGGAGCGGCAGATGGTCGAGAGTGGCTGGATGCACGGCTATCTGCGGATGTACTGGGGGAAGAAGATCCTCGAGTGGACGCGCTCACCCGACGAGGCGATGTCGATCGCAATTGCGCTGAATGATCGCTACGAACTCGACGGACGGGATCCGAACGGCTATGCCGGCATCGCCTGGGCGATCGGCGGCAAGCACGACCGCGCGTGGGGACCCGAACGGCCCGTATTCGGCACCATTCGCTACATGTCCTTCGCCAGCACCTCGAAGAAGTTCGACAGTCGCAGCTATATGGCGCGCTGGGCGGGGAAGGCGCCGGGGTGAGCCGTGCCCGCGGAGATCGAAAGGAAGCTTCTCATGGCAACGAGCACGTCCTCCGTGCGGATCGGCATCTCCGCGTGCCTGATCGGGCAGAAGGTTCGCTTCGATGGCGGGCACAAGCGTGACGCGTTTCTCGTCGACACCTTCGGGAAGTACGTCGAGTGGGTGCCGGTCTGTCCCGAGGTCGAGGTGGGGATGGGAACCCCGCGCGAGGCGATTCGCCTCGTGCGGCCGGGCGGCGCCGATGCCTCGGCCGCCGGGGGTGGAGGCGGCATCCGCCTCGTCGGGGTGAAGTCGGGTACGGACCACACCGAGGCGATGCGGGCGTTTGCGGCACGCCGCGTCGACGCGCTCGCGCGCGAGGATCTCGACGGCTACATCCTGAAGAAGGACTCCCCGAGTTGTGGGATGGAACGGGTGAAGGTGTACCAGGCGGGCGGGGCGCCGGCTCGCACCGGACGAGGGCTGTTCGCCGAGTCGCTCGTCGTACGCCTGCCGCTGCTTCCTGTCGAGGAAGAGGGTCGCCTGTCCGATCCCCACCTGCGCGACAACTTCGTGGAGCGCGTCTTCGCGTACCGTCGCCTGCGCGGCCTGTTCTCCGGTCGTTGGACCGTGGGCGCGCTCGTGCGGTTTCACACGGCGCACAAGCTCACGCTCCTGGCACATTCACCCGATGGCTACCGCGAGCTGGGACGCGTCGTCGCCCGGGCTGCGTCGATGCGGCGGGCCGACGTGAAGGCGGAGTACGAATCAGCCTTCATGCGCGCGCTGGCCACGATCGCCACGCCGCGTCGGCACGTCAACGTCCTGCAGCACATGCTGGGCTACTTCCGGAAAGTGCTCGATGACGCCTCGCGGGCGGAACTGGCCGAAGCCGTGGCGGACTATCAACGTGGGTGGGTGCCGCTCATCGTGCCCGTGACGCTGTTGCGGCACCATGTCCATCGATGCGACATCGGCTACCTGGCCGGGCAGATCTACCTCGAGCCGCACCCGAGAGAACTGATGCTCCGGAACCACGTCTAGGTCGCCACAGACGCCGCTAAGACCGCGCCGCTCTCACCGGCTCGAGAGCTTCCGGCCGACCTTCTCGGCCTGCTCCATCACCCGAAGCGTGTTGCCGCCGAGGATCTTCTTGACGTCGGATTCCTTGTACCCCCGGCGCAGCAGTTCCGCGGTGATCTTCGGCAGCTGGCTGCACTCGTCCATGCCCTCGGGCATCGTTGCTCCGTCGAAATCCGACCCGAGCCCCACGTGATCGGAGCCCGCGAGCTTCACGGCGTGATCGATGTGATCGACGATACGCTCCCACGAGACCTTGGGGGCCGGCCCCATCTTCTCGTACGCGGCGCGGACCTCGCGCCAGCGCTTCTCGGCGTTTTCCGGGCCGGGGTACTGTCGTTCCAGCTCCGCGCGCAGCGTGTCGAGCTGCGGCTCCCGCTTCTTCTGCTCCTGATACAGGGCCTCGTCGATGTACCCCGCCATGAAGTTGATCTGGATGACGCCGTCGTGAGCGGCGAGCGCCTTGATCATCTCGTCGGTCAGATTGCGCGGATGCCCGCAGAGCGCGCGGCAGGCCGAGTGCGACGCGATCACCGGCGCCTGGCTCACCTCGAGCACGTCCCAGAACGCCTTGTCCGAGATGTGCGAGACGTCCACCATCATGCCGAGCCGGTTCAGCTCGCGCACCACCTGTTTGCCGAAATCCGAGAGCCCGTTCACCTTTGGCGGCTCGCTCGACGAATCGGCCCACGTGACGTTGACCGTGTGTGTCAGCGTCAGGTACCGCGCGCCGAGCCGCGCGTAATCCTGCAGCACGTCGAGGCTCTCGTTGATCATGTGGCCGCCCTCGACGCCAATCAGCACGCCGATCTTCCCGTCCGCGTGCGCCCTCCGGACGTCCGCGGCCGTCAGGCACAGCGCGAGGTCCTTCGGATGCGTATCCACCAGAATCCGGAGCTTGTCGAATTCCGCCCGCGCGAGGCTCACGGCCTTTCCGCCCGTGATGGTGCCCGGCACGAATACCGAGAAGAACGCCGCGTCGAGGCCGCCCTCGCGCATCCGCGGCAGATCCACGCTGCTCGCGTCGGGCGCGTGGCTGGACGGCGCCGGATGACGGTCTTCGAACTTCCAGCCGCCCTGGAGCCGGTCCGTCGTGTCGATGTGCGTGTCGAACACGATGGCTTCCTGGTGGATTCGCTTGGCTTTCGTTGCGGTCCGGTCTTCCTGCCCGCGGATGACCACTGCAGCCAGGGCGACCATGGTGAGGGCGGCAACGACGAGCGTGAGGCGTGGCATGGCAACTCCTTGGTACTTCGACTCGCAACGACGGCCACGTTCGATTCTCGACGCATGTGGCCGGTTGCGCTCGCTCAGCACCAAGTCCTGAGGGCACAAATACGTCGCCGGACTTGTGCATCGAAGGACTTGGGGAACGGGGCATTCTAATCCGCCGAGGAGGCGAACGCCACAGCGACTGACCCCGCTGCCATGCGCCACAGTTGACAACGGACCGGATCAGCCGATAGGGTAGGCGCGCTTGCAGTTCGGGAATCCGCCTCCGGTCGATCGTCCCAATGCGCACCAGTGGCCACCGCCTCGTCACCTCCGAAACGGGTCCACGCGATGCTGGACCATTCGCGCCGCCGTGTGGCCTGCGTGCGGCGGTGCCGATTTCGCGTGCAACCCACCTGTCGGCGATTCTCTTCGTCGGCGTGTTGCTCGGTCTGTTCGGATCCGTCTGGCCGGCCGCCGAGGCGAGTGTCGGAACCTCGATTCGCACGCGGCTGACACAAGCGGCGTGCCCGCGACTCGTCGCAGCCGCCGCTGCTTCCGAGGACCAGCGGCCGAGCAACCCACCGTCGCCTGAACGCCATTCCGACGACTGGGCTCCGCTGGGGTTCCGGTCCACGTGCGCCTTCCTGAGAGCATCGGGATCGCGCGGTACCTCGACAACCCTGCGATTGCTCGTACGGCGGGGAGCCGCTCCCTCGCCCGTGATCCTCGCGTCCCGGCCTGGAGTCCCCGCCTCATCG contains:
- a CDS encoding efflux RND transporter periplasmic adaptor subunit — protein: MKTLRSALLIVGLVVVAFVAGSWITWVTSGRGQVQNSRKILYWIDPMHPSYKSDQPGIAPDCGMQLEPVYADEAGQPIVAGAVKVSNEKRQLIGVRVGAVESKPIERTIRTVGRVSVDESRLYRLMAPTEGVVRQVTTLASGSLVRKDDLLLSITSGEYDGRGRVRPVGAAQVYFSELDSMERLTKGKGAPDQLEAAKTTLQNAYDALANIGMSEYQIATLARTRKATPEIEVRSPVSGYIVDRNVSPRQLVAKGTELYRIADLGRVWILVDLFEQESRVLKPGMRVSFSPPFGQTRPIEARVGQALTQFDPESRTMKIRLEANNADYALRPGMFVDAEIPVSLPAAITVPSDAVVDSGLRKTVFVDRGGGYFEPRPVHTGARFDDQVEIVKGLSVGERIVLSSTFLLDSESRMKAAAMGISSPVRDPVCNMDVDEARAKAAGRTVTHRGHTYYFCSDDCREKFGKEPAKFATPDL
- a CDS encoding aldose epimerase family protein, whose translation is MKAIFSVIVGLVVTLNASGQKPSSGVGAKATVQKAPFGQTKEGAPVEIYTLTNGKGMVAKVMTYGATLTELLVPDKTGTSANVVLGFDKLEPYLAGVPYFGATVGRIGNRIAKGTFTLDGKAYRLATNNGPNHLHGGVKGFDKVVWKAEVVASKVGQAVKFSYRSPDGEEGYPGNLDVTVVYTLTDANELHLDYTATTDKATPVNLTNHSYFNLAGEGTGTILDHVMMINADQMTPVDDTLIPTGTLERVKGTVFDFTTPTAIGARIAKVPIAPPVGYDHNYVINTQTGGGGQPALAARVVEPKSGRTMEVRTTEPGVQFYSGNFLDGTLRNRKGVPYQKHAAFCLETQHFPDSINHPNFPSTILRPGQTYRTTTVYAF
- a CDS encoding deoxyribodipyrimidine photo-lyase; amino-acid sequence: MPGPPDPAGRVVVYWMQHAQRASDNPALEAAIGVANELNHPVVVLFVLDPRFRSANLRHLHFMLQGLAELPAALAERRVGFVLRCGRGDEVVRFCREVGASLLVGDENPLREAEAWRQRVAERVRIPFWTVDADVVVPGGLLLKEQYSAGTIRPRIHRQLDWCLRPISAGKAAVKWRRPPGLVTVEPEPALLDELRIDRAVGPVAGEIGGRSAGLGRLKAFVLGGLVGYSARRNHPEAEGTSRLSPYVHFGQLGPREVALAVRDAEAAPADRHAFLEQLIVRRELATNFVRHNPAYDRLDGCARWARETLRRHRGDERVWIYTERQLEHAETHDPLWNAAERQMVESGWMHGYLRMYWGKKILEWTRSPDEAMSIAIALNDRYELDGRDPNGYAGIAWAIGGKHDRAWGPERPVFGTIRYMSFASTSKKFDSRSYMARWAGKAPG
- a CDS encoding DUF523 and DUF1722 domain-containing protein — encoded protein: MATSTSSVRIGISACLIGQKVRFDGGHKRDAFLVDTFGKYVEWVPVCPEVEVGMGTPREAIRLVRPGGADASAAGGGGGIRLVGVKSGTDHTEAMRAFAARRVDALAREDLDGYILKKDSPSCGMERVKVYQAGGAPARTGRGLFAESLVVRLPLLPVEEEGRLSDPHLRDNFVERVFAYRRLRGLFSGRWTVGALVRFHTAHKLTLLAHSPDGYRELGRVVARAASMRRADVKAEYESAFMRALATIATPRRHVNVLQHMLGYFRKVLDDASRAELAEAVADYQRGWVPLIVPVTLLRHHVHRCDIGYLAGQIYLEPHPRELMLRNHV
- a CDS encoding dipeptidase; this translates as MPRLTLVVAALTMVALAAVVIRGQEDRTATKAKRIHQEAIVFDTHIDTTDRLQGGWKFEDRHPAPSSHAPDASSVDLPRMREGGLDAAFFSVFVPGTITGGKAVSLARAEFDKLRILVDTHPKDLALCLTAADVRRAHADGKIGVLIGVEGGHMINESLDVLQDYARLGARYLTLTHTVNVTWADSSSEPPKVNGLSDFGKQVVRELNRLGMMVDVSHISDKAFWDVLEVSQAPVIASHSACRALCGHPRNLTDEMIKALAAHDGVIQINFMAGYIDEALYQEQKKREPQLDTLRAELERQYPGPENAEKRWREVRAAYEKMGPAPKVSWERIVDHIDHAVKLAGSDHVGLGSDFDGATMPEGMDECSQLPKITAELLRRGYKESDVKKILGGNTLRVMEQAEKVGRKLSSR